The DNA sequence tagtagtagtagtgaGGAAGGTTTTTCCTATGATGAAGCAATAACAAATGTAattgataataatattagtagtAGCAATAGTGATGCAAATAATGAAGGAGAAGATTGTAATGGAATATATGCTTCTGATGAACTACGTTTgtttgaaaattattattcaaatGATTATGAAGATAATATAGCGTATAGTTGTGGTTCGACAGCCATTGTAGCAGTTATATTAAAAGGATATTTAATTGTAGCCAATGCTGGAGATTCAAGGGCAATAGTTTGTTTTAATGGAAATTCCTTAGGTATGTCTACTGACCATAAACCACATTTACAAGAAGAGGAAACtagaattaaaaaagcaGGTGGTTATATATCAAATGGTAGGGTAGATGGGAATTTAAATTTGACAAGAGCAATTGGGGATTTACATTATAAAAGAGATCCATTTTTACCTCAAAAGGATCAGAAAATTTCTGCTTTCCCAGAAGTTACATGTGTTACTTTAACACCTGATGAtgaatttttattccttGCGTGTGATGGAATATGGGATTGTAAAGATGGTCAAGATGTAGTTGGTTTTGTTAAAACACGTCTGGAGAAATTTGAGGAACCTACCAATGAGGAGACccatatggaaaaaataggtaatcatgaaaaaaacattacTAGTGCAACGAGTGATAATATAGTTAGTAGTGTTAAAAATGATGAGGAAAATAAATGGAAagatattgaaaataatttagataaagaagaaaatagaaATGTTGCAAGCAATGATCTAAACAGtaacaaaaatgataatgtTGTGAATGATGTGGATATTGTTTTAGCTactgatgaaaataaaatggatgatgacaataataatattcttcaggaaaaaaatgaaaatgatgaaatgcATATAGAAAGAGACGATGAAGATGAGACTAAATTTGATTCCGCACCAATTATCGAAAGAACAAAATtcgaaaaatttaataaattatcacAAATATGTGAAGAATTATGTGATGAGTGTCTAtctaataattataaagagAATGATGGAATTGGATGTGATAATATGACATGTTTAATAGTGCAGTATAACCCAGTTTATAAAATACACACAGagaagaaatttttaaatatagatGAGATTGAGTAAAGGTCGGTTGTCATTGGTAATGAACTTGTAGAAAAGGAGGAAGGAGGAATTAGGGGTATACTCGCAAGTttcacacatatatgtacatatacatatatatacacatatggaCTTAcctatatttacatgtacacattttatgaataatacTCAGTAGAAAAATACTGcgcattaaaaatattatttgttaaatacGATCGTACaaaaatttgtattaatGCTATTTAATCAtgcattaaaatttttatacgtattattacacattttctattaattttttcccgcactttttgtatttaagTCTATGTAAATCTTACAACTCGTAGCGTAAATATTagttaaaaattgaaaaaacaaaaaaaaaaggcaaaaagacagaaaataaataacaatagtGAAAGCGTGCTTCATATGAATGAActgcttttttattttaaacaaatgTTTTGCAGTATACCTTATTTCTCTATTATATTTCAACGtacatacatgaatatatatatatatatatatatattcatttttataagtatgtttgtatatatatatgtgtatgtatgcgtGTGCGTAATTACTGCATTTATgtagttttttcttttttgaagATATACTTTTGTTCCTTCCATACcatctattatatttttatactaaGTTACGAGGATTACTTAGATGATTAATTATGCGCAAAAGAAAGATTATCAACGTATCcctatcatatataaatgcatcaCTGCtcattttatacatacaaaaatattgtgtgaatgcatatatattagcaTAATATCatactaaaaaattatttcatacgATGACTATTACATAAACATGTTATAAAGCGcgttttataattttgttatataagtGTGTTGTGTAAACGTGTTTTATATATCAGTGCTATAAAAACGTTTTGTATGAGCTTGTATAATAGTGTTACACAAACGTACTATTTGAATGTGttattgtataaatattattatatgatcATCATTTTGTGTaagtattttattgtataactattttattaataactaTTATGTgctatcattttatttaattgtcaattatatataagaaaacttttaattttacattaatttcctgtttcatattattcaccttaatttttatataaaaaaaacaaaaaactaatattgaacaaaataaatattacaaatgCAGGCACTACAGCTCATTGCATTTTAGCCAAAAAAGAAACAACTGTACGTACACATGCAATAACCTTTTCAAATGGACCGTAAAAAGAAGcactatataaataagttGTAATTTACGAAATAAGGCTTAACtgagaagaaataaaagtgataataataataagaataacaCTTCAAGTATAATTACACATTGCAAATTGTGTTATACAAATAGGTTAGACTCCTTGGACgacgttaaaaaaaatgttaacattttttttaatttttcttttaattcatCATCATCTAAGCAATCCTGAAAATctgaaaaaacagaaaaaaaaaaaaaaatttgagaaGGATCAGAAAAAagtttaaagaaatatagtTAAAATAGTACACAATtacacgaaaaaaaaaaaaaaatacttcttTAATTTCACAATTATTATGCAAATTAACCCACCtagtatattttcataaatagaCTGTATGTCAATGTTTTTGGTGTACAAatggataaatatattattagaaatatatgaattgttcataaaaaaaagagctaTTAAGATTACATCAGTTAACTGATATATGAGATATCCCTTGTCACATAATTCTATGTATTCGAGATTTTTTCTACAATCATCATCAATTTggatattcattttttttaaattttcatttactaataaattttttttttttttttcttttcattggTAATgatatcattatatttttgcctTATTTCTAACAAGCGGATAATTTTctcacattttttttctccaaaCTTATTTAGGACTCTTCCTAAGTAAGTTCCAGTGCagtgtatacataaattggATATGACcgtaattatattttcttcaaatTCAAATAtggtaattttatttttttgtatgtgcCTTAACATAAATAAGCAGAATAGATATTTTAACCCATTTAACTCTACAAATTTGTTGCACGCATCTTTATCGTTAAGCACAAttgcaaaaatttttaaggatgggaaacataaaaattttctttcacTAAGTAATTTCAACATTAATTCTAAACCTATAGTACTAtcaaatacttttttattatcatttagaAGTAATAAATTTCCTATGGCTTGAAAACAATTAAGCAGAATCTCTTTCTTGTTAATATTGGGAGGAtctttatctttatattttgaaatatattttaaaagtgaattaaaaattgaaatagtataataaaaatcatCATACACATTTTCAGCAAATTGATTTATTCGTAAGATAAGTAAAACCAAAATTTCACTTGCATATAAAGAATTCGAAtcatttccttttatttcaacagtaattctttttaataaaaaaaataataacttcGAATTAGTCAATAAGTCATTctgtaaattattttctaacTCAAAAATATTCTCAAAAATGTTAAAGATAGAAGACATAGCATTGTAGTATTCATCATTCTCTTCTTCATTAATTTTCTCTAACACATTTATAACAAAATGCGTTAGTTTTTTGTTGTTTAAATATTCAACTATTATGTTACTTACCTCTTTGTCTAACTCA is a window from the Plasmodium brasilianum strain Bolivian I chromosome 9, whole genome shotgun sequence genome containing:
- a CDS encoding beta-catenin-like protein 1 — protein: MEYSDEDDIDIEEILKQAENVECIDENSIKKFATVFKKKKNKNERDRIEHPDNPEKWVSSEVDLDEMLVNTKNLSVCTNLYKSMVECEILGDIVDLLNHPNNDIVIEVLDIIKEITNPSNLYELDKEVSNIIVEYLNNKKLTHFVINVLEKINEEENDEYYNAMSSIFNIFENIFELENNLQNDLLTNSKLLFFLLKRITVEIKGNDSNSLYASEILVLLILRINQFAENVYDDFYYTISIFNSLLKYISKYKDKDPPNINKKEILLNCFQAIGNLLLLNDNKKVFDSTIGLELMLKLLSERKFLCFPSLKIFAIVLNDKDACNKFVELNGLKYLFCLFMLRHIQKNKITIFEFEENIITVISNLCIHCTGTYLGRVLNKFGEKKLNENLKKMNIQIDDDCRKNLEYIELCDKGYLIYQLTDVILIALFFMNNSYISNNIFIHLYTKNIDIQSIYENILDFQDCLDDDELKEKLKKMLTFFLTSSKESNLFV